From a region of the Tachypleus tridentatus isolate NWPU-2018 chromosome 1, ASM421037v1, whole genome shotgun sequence genome:
- the LOC143249364 gene encoding glucose-dependent insulinotropic receptor-like, with protein sequence MDPSKFNESKSTYTQSTEFIIPFEDDLPVNGTNIPSSEKAQMLVYDIFIPIIGAVIVLINSAVVISSGLLLKKGVTPKSTYLFLGNLALSDVLTGITVLVGHFYPDSIRTQTCCLIQLGSIVSASLASSWSITLIGIDRFIFIAYGLYYKNWMTTKRARLMIGFSWVICVLIGFSPAMGWSYPGNGSQCWYVTAAKPEHLLFTVTIGFFLPLGIIVVLYTFILYKAIRQVRIRKHNTVDKSPENIHMSEIQDEKNLKPVFSQRCHSKGQRKIFTITCLNQEGRDKKNWKAIKVVVFTLSAFVLSWFPYFIAVIVYVAKPNMQLAVTMATVLAVLGFFNSLLNPLIYAWWHRGIRTFIVEDCLCRKKKRESCRLAAFRNKNNTSSASNSKFSTSSTKSSNGVNEVSGAKHV encoded by the exons ATGGATCCATCCAAATTCAACGAGTCAAAAAGCACCTACACTCAGAGCACCGAATTCATCATTCCTTTTGAAGACGACTTACCTGTGAATGGTACCAATATTCCCTCCAGTGAAAAGGCACAAATGTTAGTTTATGACATTTTTATTCCAATTATTGGGGCAGTCATTGTGCTAATTAACTCCGCCGTAGTGATTTCGTCTGGACTGCTTTTGAAAAAAGGGGTAACTCCTAAAAGTACATACTTGTTTCTGGGCAACTTAGCTCTTTCTGATGTCTTAACGGGCATTACTGTGCTTGTTGGGCACTTTTATCCTGATTCCATTAGAACACAAACCTGCTGTTTGATCCAACTTG GAAGTATTGTAAGTGCGTCATTGGCTTCTAGCTGGAGTATCACTTTGATCGGAATTGACCGTTTTATCTTCATAGCTTATGGGCTTTATTATAAAAACTGGATGACGACAAAACGAGCCAGATTAATGATTGGTTTCTCATGGGTTATATGTGTTCTGATTGGATTTTCACCGGCTATGGGGTGGTCCTATCCCGGTAATGGATCACAATGTTGGTATGTCACAGCAGCCAAACCAGAACACCTTTTATTTACTGTAACCATTGGTTTTTTTCTTCCTCTTGGgattattgttgtattatatacGTTCATCTTATACAAAGCCATCCGCCAGGTGAGAATTAGAAAGCACAACACAGTGGATAAGTCTCCAGAAAACATTCATATGTCGGAAATCCAGGATGAGAAAAACTTAAAACCTGTATTTTCTCAAAGATGTCATTCTAAAGGGcaaaggaaaatatttactaTTACCTGCCTAAACCAAGAAGGTAGAGATAAGAAGAACTGGAAGGCTATTAAAGTGGTAGTTTTTACACTCAGTGCTTTTGTGTTGTCATGGTTTCCCTATTTTATTGCTGTGATCGTCTATGTAGCCAAACCAAATATGCAGTTAGCTGTGACAATGGCTACTGTTCTAGCAGTTCTAggattttttaactcattgttaaATCCTCTTATCTACGCTTGGTGGCACAGAGGGATAAGGACATTTATAGTGGAGGACTGTTTGTGTAGGAAAAAGAAAAGGGAAAGCTGTCGACTAGCagcttttagaaataaaaataacacgtCCAGTGCTTCAAACTCAAAATTTAGCACTTCCAGCACAAAGTCCTCTAATGGAGTAAATGAAGTTTCTGGAGCAAAACATGTATAA